TAATTTATTGGAACCTTTAAATCCTCAGAAATGTTTGAAATTACAAAAGTCTGTAAAGTTGATTAATATTTTAAATTTTTGAATAGAATCCTACTTTCACGAGCTTCGTTTAGGCGAGTGATAATACTTTCTCTACTTAGTTTGTTAAAATCGGATGTATCTCTTCCCAGAAAAAGAGCCAGCAATTCTCGTAATTCATTATCAGAGAATTGCTGCATTATATTCTCAAAAGGTTCTTTAGAGCCAATCTCAAAACGAACAAAGGCCAGTCTGGCTTTTGCTGTATAATATTCAGGTGATATACTCAACAACTCTTCAAGATAAATAGCTGCTTGTTTATATTTTTCCTGAACAATACATATATTTGCGAGTTTGTCAAGAATTTCCTCAACTCCCTCATTCCTCCCATAAAGCAATGCTGCTTTGATATATGATGCCTCAGCAGCAACAAAGTCCTCCCTAATAAAAGCCAGTTCTCCTTCAAACATATGATACTCCGGAGTATCTTTTTTATCGTCAGGTATTTGAGAAATAAGGGATTTAGCCGATTCAATATCACCCTTGTGTAGATAAACTATGGCACGTCTTATTAATATACCTTCACTACCCATCTGCTCCTCTTTAATATCTAAAATATTCATCATTTCATCATATTGTTTTGATAAAGCTTTTAAACACAGTAATGAATCATATATTGAATCATCTTCGGGATTCATAGCAAGGCATTTTCTAAATAATGCAGTGGATTCATCGACATTATCATTTAAATGTAGTGCAAATGCTTTCAATTTCAATGTTGTTACATCATCTTCCTTAATAGTTAATGCAAAGTCATAGGCATCTATCGACTTATCATATTGCATATTAATTGTGTACAGTTTACCTAAATTAAGCCAGGCATCAAATGAATAGGGATTTAAATCTAACAATTTGTTGTTGTACTCAATTGCTTTATCGAAATCACCCTTCATTTCGTATGAATAAGCAA
This portion of the Lascolabacillus massiliensis genome encodes:
- a CDS encoding tetratricopeptide repeat protein, coding for MDKNDLDITSLKQKYENMRALGKKVYFDADEFALLAEFYNSEANNAEAESIIEEGLTMHPGSSELMILKAKQLVRSGKFKAALSFIRHMSDDNDLDVPLIKIEAYLHLSLFDEADNLINNIINKDLTEEDYYYFVTEVGFFHNDVDKFDSAITYLEEGLKINNSNIEVIADLAYSYEMKGDFDKAIEYNNKLLDLNPYSFDAWLNLGKLYTINMQYDKSIDAYDFALTIKEDDVTTLKLKAFALHLNDNVDESTALFRKCLAMNPEDDSIYDSLLCLKALSKQYDEMMNILDIKEEQMGSEGILIRRAIVYLHKGDIESAKSLISQIPDDKKDTPEYHMFEGELAFIREDFVAAEASYIKAALLYGRNEGVEEILDKLANICIVQEKYKQAAIYLEELLSISPEYYTAKARLAFVRFEIGSKEPFENIMQQFSDNELRELLALFLGRDTSDFNKLSRESIITRLNEARESRILFKNLKY